The Egibacteraceae bacterium genome has a window encoding:
- a CDS encoding urease accessory protein UreD, which produces MNGAVRAAAHVEAAAYAGATSLVRLRNAPPLVLRRTGPGSLHLVSAGAGPLGGDDLHLGVRVGPGARLHLTQVAASLALPGPGGLPSRIRYDVELGVHAALRWDGQPTVAGAGCDHVSELRVTAAPSAALWWRDEVVCGRYGEASGTVRCRTTVVRGGRTVLRADTRVGDALWASAAVGGGARVAGSLLLLGRASEAATLVTSDRAAVLRPAEGVAVVTALGPGHPEVRAALVAAAAGGG; this is translated from the coding sequence GTGAACGGCGCGGTGCGCGCCGCAGCGCACGTCGAGGCGGCGGCGTACGCCGGCGCGACGAGCCTCGTGCGCCTTCGCAACGCGCCCCCGCTCGTCCTGCGCCGGACGGGCCCGGGCAGCCTGCACCTCGTGTCCGCCGGGGCGGGTCCCCTCGGCGGGGACGATCTGCACCTGGGCGTGCGGGTCGGCCCGGGTGCGCGGCTCCACCTGACCCAGGTCGCGGCGAGCCTCGCGCTGCCCGGCCCCGGTGGGTTACCGTCGCGGATCCGCTACGACGTCGAGCTCGGCGTGCACGCCGCGCTGCGCTGGGACGGGCAGCCGACGGTCGCCGGGGCCGGGTGCGACCACGTGAGCGAGCTGCGCGTGACCGCCGCACCGAGCGCGGCGCTGTGGTGGCGCGACGAGGTCGTGTGCGGCCGGTACGGAGAGGCGTCCGGGACCGTGCGGTGCCGCACGACCGTCGTGCGCGGCGGTCGCACGGTGCTCCGCGCCGACACCCGCGTCGGGGACGCGCTGTGGGCATCCGCCGCCGTGGGCGGGGGCGCCCGCGTCGCCGGCAGCCTGCTCCTGCTCGGCCGGGCGAGCGAGGCGGCGACCCTGGTCACGTCCGACCGCGCCGCCGTGCTGCGGCCCGCCGAGGGCGTCGCGGTCGTCACCGCCCTCGGTCCCGGCCATCCGGAGGTCCGCGCGGCCCTCGTCGCCGCCGCCGCCGGCGGCGGTTGA
- the ureG gene encoding urease accessory protein UreG, whose amino-acid sequence MDIMTRAGTTTTAPRKPGVGRALRVGIGGPVGSGKTALIARLCEALVDAGLAVVTNDIYTSEDADYLRRQAVLPDDRIAAVATGCCPHTAVRDDIAANLDAVERMERVHQGLGLVLVESGGDNLTLTWSRALVDLQVFVIDVSGGDKIPRKGGPGISGSDLLVVNKIDLAPHVGADLEVMRRDAAVQRGEGPTVFTDLRTPAGAAPVADWLRAKLRA is encoded by the coding sequence ATGGACATCATGACCCGCGCCGGCACCACGACCACCGCCCCGAGGAAGCCGGGGGTCGGCCGGGCCCTGCGGGTCGGCATCGGCGGCCCGGTCGGGTCGGGCAAGACCGCGCTCATCGCGCGGCTCTGCGAGGCCCTCGTCGACGCCGGGCTCGCCGTGGTGACCAACGACATCTACACCTCGGAGGACGCCGACTACCTGCGCCGCCAGGCGGTCCTGCCCGACGACCGGATCGCCGCGGTCGCCACCGGCTGCTGCCCGCACACCGCCGTGCGCGACGACATCGCCGCCAATCTCGACGCGGTCGAGCGGATGGAGCGCGTCCACCAGGGCCTCGGGCTCGTGCTCGTCGAGTCGGGCGGGGACAACCTCACGCTGACCTGGAGCCGGGCGCTCGTCGACCTGCAGGTGTTCGTCATCGACGTCTCCGGCGGGGACAAGATCCCGCGCAAGGGGGGTCCGGGGATCAGCGGGTCGGACCTGCTCGTGGTGAACAAGATCGACCTCGCCCCGCACGTCGGCGCCGACCTTGAGGTGATGCGCCGCGACGCGGCCGTGCAGCGGGGGGAGGGCCCGACGGTCTTCACCGACCTGCGCACCCCCGCCGGCGCCGCCCCGGTCGCGGACTGGCTGCGCGCGAAGCTGCGGGCGTGA